One region of Tamandua tetradactyla isolate mTamTet1 chromosome 6, mTamTet1.pri, whole genome shotgun sequence genomic DNA includes:
- the NPTX1 gene encoding neuronal pentraxin-1: MPAGGAARTCALLVLCLLGSRAQDFGPTRFICTSVPADADMCAASVTAGGAEELRTNVLQLRETVLQQKETILSQKEAIRELTTKLGRCESQSTLDAGAGEARAGGGRKQPSSGKNTMGDLSRPPAAETLSQLGQTLQSLKTRLENLEQYSRLNSSSQTNSLKDLLQSKIDDLERQVLSRVNSLEEGKGGPKNDTEERVKIESALTSLHQRISELEKGQKDNRPGDKFQLTFPLRTNYMYAKVKKSLPEMYAFSVCMWLKSSAAPGVGTPFSYAVPGQANELVLIEWGNNPMEILINDKVAKLPFVINDGKWHHICVTWTTRDGVWEAYQDGTQGGNGENLAPYHPIKPQGVLVLGQEQDTLGGGFDATQAFVGELAHFNIWDRKLSPGEVYSLATCSSRALSGNVLAWAETNIEIYGGATKWTFEACRQIN; encoded by the exons ATGCCGGCCGGCGGCGCCGCGCGCACCTGTGCGCTGCTCGTTCTCTGCCTCTTGGGCAGCCGAGCCCAGGATTTCGGGCCGACGCGTTTCATCTGCACCTCGGTGCCGGCGGACGCCGACATGTGCGCCGCGTCCGTGACCGCGGGCGGCGCCGAGGAGCTCCGGACCAACGTGCTGCAGCTCCGCGAGACCGTGCTGCAGCAGAAGGAGACCATCCTGAGCCAGAAGGAGGCCATCCGCGAGCTGACCACCAAGCTGGGCCGCTGCGAGAGCCAGAGCACCCTGGACGCGGGCGCTGGCGAGGCCAGGGCCGGTGGCGGCCGCAAGCAGCCCAGCTCCGGCAAGAACACCATGGGTGACCTGTCCCGGCCGCCGGCCGCCGAGACGCTCAGCCAACTCGGGCAAACTTTGCAGTCGCTCAAAACCCGCCTGGAGAATCTCGAG CAGTACAGCCGGCTCAATTCCTCCAGCCAGACCAACAGCCTCAAGGATCTGCTGCAGAGCAaaattgatgatctggagaggcagGTGCTCTCCCGGGTGAacagtctggaggagggcaaggGGGGCCCCAAGAACGACACCGAGGAAAGAGTCAAGATTGAGAGCGCCCTGACCTCCCTGCACCAGCGGATCAGTGAGCTTGAGAAAG GCCAGAAAGACAACCGCCCCGGGGACAAGTTCCAGCTCACCTTCCCTCTGCGGACCAACTACATGTATGCCAAAGTCAAGAAGAGTCTGCCGGAGATGTACGCCTTCTCTGTGTGCATGTGGCTCAAGTCCAGCGCCGCCCCGGGGGTGGGTACCCCCTTCTCCTACGCCGTGCCCGGGCAGGCCAACGAGCTGGTGCTCATCGAGTGGGGCAACAACCCCATGGAGATCCTCATCAATGACAAG GTGGCCAAGCTGCCCTTTGTGATTAATGATGGCAAGTGGCACCACATCTGTGTCACCTGGACCACCCGGGATGGCGTCTGGGAAGCCTACCAGGATGGCACCCAGGGCGGCAACGGCGAGAACCTAGCACCTTACCACCCCATCAAGCCCCAGGGCGTGCTGGTGCTGGGTCAGGAGCAG GACACTCTGGGTGGTGGGTTTGATGCCACCCAAGCATTTGTGGGCGAGCTGGCCCATTTCAACATCTGGGACCGCAAGCTGAGCCCTGGGGAGGTGTACAGCCTGGCCACGTGCAGCAGCAGGGCCCTTTCCGGCAACGTCCTCGCCTGGGCCGAGACCAACATTGAGATCTACGGCGGGGCCACCAAGTGGACATTCGAAGCCTGTCGCCAGATCAACTGA